A region of Domibacillus sp. DTU_2020_1001157_1_SI_ALB_TIR_016 DNA encodes the following proteins:
- a CDS encoding glycoside hydrolase family 1 protein, whose amino-acid sequence MKKSRFPEGFLWGGATAANQLEGAYNEGGKGLSIFDMVTFVPKEERGNNIEMDVKGEQELEDLLAGKGGDNFPKRRGIDFYHRYKEDIALFAEMGFKTFRMSISWPRIFPNGDEQEPNEEGLAFYDNVFDELLKHGIEPLVTLSHYEMPLQLVKKYNGWADRRLVDFFVHYAETVFQRYKDKVKYWLTFNEINISTISPYIGSGILVDRVEHVEQAVYQALHHQFVASARAVKACHEMIPDAVIGCMLARMEVYPETCSPDDVLAALEEDQKNLFFTDVQARGYYPSFMLSYFEKNNIHIEMLPGDEEILQQHTVDFISFSYYMSMVASGAPDKVKEKGNFFSGIKNPYLETSDWGWQIDPKGLRVTLKKMYDRYQIPLFIVENGLGAYDKVEEDGSINDDYRIDYLRAHIDQMGEAIQDGVDLMGYTSWGCIDLISAGTSEMSKRYGFIYVDQDDYGNGTLERRKKKSFSWYKDVIATNGEKL is encoded by the coding sequence ATGAAAAAAAGTCGTTTTCCTGAAGGTTTTTTATGGGGTGGAGCAACCGCTGCCAATCAATTAGAAGGTGCTTATAATGAAGGCGGTAAAGGATTATCCATTTTTGATATGGTCACATTTGTACCAAAAGAAGAACGGGGCAATAATATTGAAATGGACGTAAAAGGTGAACAGGAACTGGAGGATTTATTAGCAGGAAAAGGCGGAGATAACTTTCCGAAGCGCCGCGGCATTGACTTTTATCATCGCTATAAAGAAGATATTGCACTCTTTGCAGAAATGGGCTTTAAAACGTTCCGTATGTCCATTTCCTGGCCGCGTATTTTTCCAAACGGGGATGAACAAGAGCCAAATGAAGAAGGACTGGCTTTTTACGATAACGTATTTGATGAGCTGTTAAAGCATGGCATTGAACCGCTAGTCACGTTGTCTCATTATGAAATGCCTCTTCAGTTGGTGAAAAAGTACAATGGCTGGGCAGACCGCCGCCTTGTTGATTTCTTTGTTCATTACGCCGAAACAGTCTTTCAGCGATATAAAGACAAAGTGAAATACTGGTTAACGTTTAATGAAATCAATATATCGACTATTTCCCCTTATATCGGCAGCGGCATTCTTGTAGATCGGGTAGAGCACGTTGAACAAGCGGTTTATCAGGCTCTCCATCATCAATTTGTTGCCAGTGCCAGAGCCGTAAAAGCCTGCCATGAAATGATCCCGGATGCTGTAATCGGCTGTATGCTGGCTCGTATGGAAGTGTATCCAGAAACGTGCAGCCCGGATGATGTGTTAGCTGCATTAGAAGAAGACCAGAAAAATCTATTCTTTACCGATGTTCAAGCACGCGGGTATTATCCAAGCTTTATGTTAAGCTACTTTGAAAAAAATAATATCCACATTGAGATGCTGCCAGGTGACGAGGAAATCCTGCAGCAGCATACGGTAGACTTCATTTCATTCAGCTATTATATGTCTATGGTCGCCAGCGGCGCGCCGGATAAAGTAAAAGAAAAAGGAAACTTCTTTAGCGGGATCAAAAATCCTTATTTGGAAACCTCAGATTGGGGCTGGCAGATTGATCCGAAAGGGCTGCGTGTTACATTAAAGAAAATGTATGACCGTTATCAGATTCCTTTATTTATCGTAGAGAACGGGTTAGGTGCCTACGACAAAGTTGAGGAGGATGGCTCTATCAATGATGATTATCGCATTGATTATTTACGTGCCCATATTGACCAAATGGGTGAAGCTATCCAGGATGGAGTGGACTTAATGGGTTATACAAGCTGGGGATGCATCGATTTAATCAGCGCCGGAACATCGGAAATGTCAAAACGTTATGGATTTATTTATGTAGACCAGGACGATTACGGGAATGGCACATTAGAAAGACGAAAGAAAAAATCCTTCTCCTGGTATAAAGATGTAATCGCAACAAATGGGGAAAAGCTCTAA